From the Elusimicrobia bacterium HGW-Elusimicrobia-1 genome, one window contains:
- a CDS encoding ATPase, translating into MYEKHWGLKEKPFENTPDPKYLYYSSEHEEGLNRLLYVVKEGKGAGLLTGVYGCGKTLLARALMKELENSIYKVALVTNPRLDDIEMLRMISYSLGSASPPARKADVLIELENILKNNAADGKKTVVVVDEAHTIEDKNIFEELRLLLNYQRDDKFLLSLLIVGQPELREKIESNKQLNQRIAMRFFLEPLSVGEVSKYMAHRLEIAEARAGIFTDDAIALIAERSGGIPRRINLLCDSALLTGFGKGLQEIDAETVVETVQSLQV; encoded by the coding sequence ATGTACGAAAAACACTGGGGACTTAAAGAAAAACCGTTTGAAAACACTCCCGACCCCAAGTATCTCTATTATTCATCGGAGCACGAAGAAGGGCTTAACCGGCTGCTTTACGTCGTAAAAGAGGGAAAAGGCGCCGGACTTCTTACCGGAGTTTACGGTTGCGGCAAAACCCTTCTTGCGCGCGCGCTGATGAAAGAGCTGGAAAATTCCATTTACAAAGTCGCCCTCGTCACGAATCCCCGTCTCGACGACATCGAAATGCTCAGGATGATTTCTTACTCGCTTGGTTCGGCGTCCCCGCCCGCGCGCAAAGCCGACGTGCTTATAGAACTTGAAAATATTCTTAAGAATAACGCGGCCGACGGCAAGAAAACGGTCGTTGTCGTCGACGAGGCGCATACCATCGAGGATAAAAATATATTCGAAGAGCTGCGTCTGCTGCTCAACTATCAGCGCGACGACAAGTTTCTGCTGTCGCTTCTTATCGTCGGTCAGCCGGAGCTCAGAGAAAAAATCGAAAGCAACAAACAACTCAACCAGCGCATCGCGATGAGATTTTTTCTGGAGCCGCTCTCCGTCGGAGAAGTGTCCAAATATATGGCTCACCGCCTTGAAATAGCCGAAGCCCGCGCCGGCATATTTACCGACGACGCCATAGCTCTTATCGCCGAGCGTTCCGGCGGCATTCCGCGCAGGATAAATTTACTCTGCGATTCCGCGCTTCTTACCGGCTTCGGCAAAGGGCTGCAAGAAATAGACGCGGAGACCGTCGTCGAGACGGTTCAGAGTTTGCAGGTCTGA
- a CDS encoding phosphate starvation-inducible protein PhoH, producing the protein MKIFVLDTNVLIHDPDAFLSFKNSEVVIPITVIEELDGFKRANDERGRAARAISRNLNALRTGGKLSEGVKLSNGSILKIILGSESEKHLPFAASLADNRILSIVLDVQSRKKGEKVVFITKDINLRIKAEVLGIDAQDYEKEKVRVEDLYNGWQEVEVPDADIDAFYAGKKAAAPSDLLANECVILKGKNSGKSAIAKYNARQMRLQPLFHQNATPWGLKPLNVHQKFAFELLLCNEINLVTLIGVPGAGKTLIALACGMQKVLEEKNYTKLFIARPVVPMGRDIGYLPGTKEEKLTSWMGAVYDNFEFLLEKKNPGADISSKVSYLFDTGALEIEALTYIRGRSLPNQYIVIDDAQNLTPHEVKTIISRAGAGTKIILTGDPHQIDNPYLDASSNGLTNLVERFKGQEMYGHITFNKSERSALAALASDLL; encoded by the coding sequence ATGAAAATATTCGTACTCGACACTAACGTCCTGATTCACGACCCCGACGCCTTTTTATCTTTCAAGAATTCCGAAGTCGTGATACCCATCACCGTCATAGAAGAACTCGACGGATTTAAGCGCGCCAACGACGAGCGCGGCAGGGCTGCCAGGGCCATCAGCAGGAATCTTAACGCGCTGCGAACCGGCGGAAAATTGTCCGAGGGGGTAAAGCTTTCAAACGGCTCCATTCTCAAGATTATTCTCGGCTCCGAGTCGGAAAAACATCTTCCTTTCGCGGCGTCTTTGGCCGACAACAGAATTTTGTCCATAGTTCTCGACGTTCAGAGCCGCAAAAAGGGCGAAAAAGTCGTATTCATAACCAAGGACATAAATCTTAGAATCAAGGCCGAGGTGCTGGGCATAGACGCGCAGGATTACGAGAAGGAAAAAGTGCGCGTGGAGGATCTTTACAACGGCTGGCAGGAAGTGGAAGTGCCCGACGCGGATATCGACGCGTTTTACGCGGGCAAAAAAGCGGCCGCTCCGTCGGATTTGCTGGCTAACGAATGCGTTATCCTCAAGGGAAAAAACTCCGGCAAAAGCGCCATCGCAAAATATAACGCCCGCCAGATGCGCCTCCAGCCGCTTTTCCATCAGAACGCCACTCCGTGGGGGCTCAAACCGCTTAACGTGCACCAGAAATTCGCGTTCGAGCTGCTTCTGTGCAACGAAATAAATCTGGTTACGCTGATAGGCGTTCCCGGCGCGGGGAAGACACTGATTGCTCTGGCCTGCGGAATGCAGAAGGTGCTCGAAGAAAAAAACTATACGAAACTTTTTATCGCGCGTCCCGTCGTTCCCATGGGCAGGGACATAGGTTATCTGCCCGGAACCAAAGAAGAAAAACTGACCTCGTGGATGGGAGCCGTTTACGACAACTTTGAGTTTTTGCTTGAAAAAAAGAATCCGGGCGCGGACATCAGTTCCAAAGTGTCGTATCTTTTCGACACGGGCGCGCTTGAAATCGAGGCGCTTACATATATAAGAGGCCGCTCGCTGCCGAATCAGTATATCGTCATAGACGACGCGCAAAATCTGACTCCCCACGAAGTCAAGACCATAATTTCCCGCGCCGGCGCGGGAACGAAAATAATACTCACCGGCGACCCGCACCAGATAGACAACCCGTATCTCGACGCTTCGTCTAACGGATTGACGAATCTCGTGGAAAGATTCAAGGGACAGGAAATGTACGGGCACATCACTTTCAACAAATCGGAAAGAAGCGCGTTGGCTGCGCTGGCCTCCGACCTGCTTTGA
- a CDS encoding ABC transporter permease, with translation MKNKNAALMVVALAAVAAASLFVGSAGGFDPEIVLRLRLPRVILGVLVGGALASSGAVYQNILRNPLADPYILGSASGAALGVAMAEAFGARYMAPLFSFVFSFAATAFVFAAANGFGRGVSASPSSGRLILVGVAVNVFISGAIILFYYVSARDAHTLVMFLFGNLQENNPRLIAVAALASAPCIWLLVKSAPSLDTFALGEEKSATIGTNVAGRRLAAAALVSVLTGVSVSLAGVIGFVGLVAPHAARIFVGPSLKKLIPSAFVVGAIYLVISDAAARSLFAPVELPVGVVSAILGAPYFIYILSRGE, from the coding sequence ATGAAGAATAAGAATGCGGCGCTGATGGTCGTTGCGCTTGCCGCTGTCGCGGCCGCGTCGCTGTTTGTCGGAAGCGCCGGCGGATTCGACCCCGAAATTGTTTTGCGGCTGCGTTTGCCCAGAGTGATTCTGGGAGTGCTTGTCGGCGGCGCTCTGGCGTCGTCGGGCGCGGTGTATCAGAATATACTCAGAAATCCTCTGGCCGACCCTTACATACTCGGATCGGCTTCGGGCGCGGCTCTCGGCGTGGCTATGGCGGAGGCCTTCGGCGCGAGATATATGGCGCCGCTTTTTTCGTTCGTTTTCTCCTTCGCCGCGACGGCCTTCGTGTTTGCGGCCGCGAACGGTTTCGGGCGCGGCGTGTCGGCGTCGCCGTCGTCGGGTCGGCTGATTCTGGTGGGCGTCGCGGTTAACGTGTTTATCTCCGGCGCGATAATACTTTTTTACTATGTTTCGGCCAGAGACGCCCACACCCTCGTAATGTTTTTGTTCGGCAATCTGCAGGAAAATAATCCGCGGCTCATAGCCGTGGCCGCGCTGGCGTCGGCGCCCTGCATCTGGCTGCTTGTAAAGTCCGCGCCGTCTCTGGACACGTTCGCGCTGGGAGAAGAAAAATCCGCCACAATCGGAACGAATGTCGCAGGACGTCGCCTTGCGGCGGCGGCGCTTGTGTCCGTGCTGACGGGCGTCAGCGTTTCATTGGCGGGAGTGATCGGTTTCGTGGGACTTGTGGCGCCGCACGCGGCCCGTATTTTTGTGGGGCCGTCATTGAAAAAACTGATACCGTCGGCTTTTGTCGTCGGAGCGATATATCTGGTTATCTCCGACGCGGCGGCGCGCTCGCTGTTTGCGCCCGTGGAGCTTCCCGTCGGCGTGGTAAGCGCGATATTGGGCGCGCCGTATTTCATATACATACTGTCGCGCGGAGAATGA
- the fecE gene encoding Fe(3+)-dicitrate ABC transporter ATP-binding protein (Part of the FecBCDE citrate-dependent iron (III) transport system), which yields MIMNRPAMELFDVRRSFGAKEVLRGVTLEVPRGEFLGIIGPNGAGKTTLIKCVLGLCDYEGEINIGGESVRGLSRRKMARRTAYLPSEINAIYDYTVTEILRMSRYSLGNFWGDADVHGDAACREYARLAAIEHLLDRKINSLSSGEKQMVYLAQALAQESEALVLDEPTSHLDLNHASMFFDLLARLNRERGLTIMFVNHDINLSAQYASRIALMKDGILFCAGIPDDVITEKNIRAVYGIENFSVLQSAEGRPLVYIRSKIR from the coding sequence ATGATAATGAACAGGCCGGCAATGGAACTTTTCGACGTGCGTCGCAGCTTCGGCGCAAAAGAAGTGTTGCGCGGCGTTACGCTTGAAGTTCCCCGAGGCGAGTTTCTCGGGATAATAGGCCCCAACGGCGCGGGCAAAACCACTCTGATAAAGTGCGTGCTGGGTTTATGCGATTACGAGGGGGAAATAAATATCGGCGGTGAATCCGTCCGCGGGTTATCCCGCCGCAAAATGGCTCGAAGAACGGCATATCTTCCGTCGGAAATAAACGCTATTTACGACTACACAGTTACGGAAATACTCAGGATGAGCAGATATTCTCTGGGTAATTTTTGGGGCGATGCGGACGTCCATGGCGACGCCGCCTGCCGCGAATATGCGCGCCTGGCCGCGATAGAACATCTGCTGGACAGAAAAATAAATTCGCTTTCCAGCGGCGAAAAGCAAATGGTTTATCTGGCGCAGGCCCTCGCGCAGGAATCGGAGGCGCTTGTGCTCGACGAGCCGACGTCTCATCTGGATTTGAATCACGCATCGATGTTTTTCGATTTGCTCGCGCGTCTCAACCGCGAGCGCGGCCTTACCATAATGTTCGTTAATCACGATATAAATCTCTCGGCGCAGTACGCCTCGCGGATTGCGTTGATGAAAGACGGGATTCTGTTTTGCGCGGGCATTCCGGACGATGTAATAACCGAAAAAAACATAAGGGCGGTTTACGGAATTGAGAATTTTTCCGTGCTGCAAAGCGCGGAAGGCCGCCCGCTTGTTTACATACGAAGTAAGATTCGGTGA